In the Treponema maltophilum ATCC 51939 genome, TAAAGTTCCGGCTGCCGTTCAAAAAATCCTTCCACGACATGGCTTTTTTAGCTTCCTTTTGCAGTTTTTGTATTGCAAGAACTCCGTCTCCTGTTTGTACCAGAATTCCGCAGTCTTTGTCTATACCGATAACGGTCCCCGCCGCCGCTTCGCCGAATGTGCAGTCGCCGCGGTATACGCTTGCGGTATGAATGTAGAGCTTGGCGTTTCCCGCATAGGTGAACGTTCCCGGCCAAGGCTGAAAGGCGTGTACTTGAGCGCACAGGCTTGCCGCGCTTTTTGTCCAGTCCAAAAGACCGTCCGCTTTGCAAAAAACTTTACAGTACGACGCTTCTTCTTCGTTTTGCGCAACCGCCCGTTCCGTCCCCGATTCAATTTGGGCAAGCACGTCCGACACGAGCGGAACTCCTTCGCGCGCGGCATGCATGAGCACTTCTTCGGCCGTTTCGGTTCCGTCCAGGACGATTTCTTTTTGGGCGAGGATATCGCCGCTGTCCATGCGCTGCGCCAAACGCTGCACGGTAATGCCGGTTTTTGTTTCTCCTGCAAGGATTGCTGCAGGAACGGGCGTAGGCCCGCGGTATTTGGGTAAAAGCGACGGATGCAGGTTTATGCCGCCTTTCGAAAAAAGCGCAAGGAATTTGGGGCCGAATATTTTGCCGTAGGCAAAGCACACTAAAAGATCCGGCTTGAGCGCGGCGATTTTTTCGCGCACGGAAGTATCGAGCTTTTCCGGCTCCAAAACGGTAAGGCCGTTTTCATGCGCAAGCTGCGCGACCGGCGTGCTCACCGGCGTTTTACTGCGCCCGACCGGAGAAGGCGCGTTTGTAAGGACTGCGGCAATGCCGACTTGTTTTAATTCGATAAGCCCCTTCAGCAAAATTGCGGCTATGGCGGGACTTCCCGCAAAAACAATATTCAGCACCGGCTTGTCGCCTCTTGTGCCGTTTGTTTTTTGTGAGCGATTTTTGCCGCGATTTTTCGCGCCTGCGCTTCTTTTTGTGCGGCTTTTTCGCGCCTGCGTTCTTCGCGCCGTTTAAAGTTTTCTATAGTTGCCTGCTTGAATTCCGGATCTCCGCGATCGATGAACAGAACGCCGTCCAAGTGGTCGTATTCGTGCTGAATGACGCGCGCCAAAAGGCCGTCGGCATCCAGCGTAAAGGGGGCGCCCTTTTCGTCAAATGCCTGAACTTTTACCCTTTCGGGGCGTTCGATTTTTTCGTATACTTTCGGAATCGAAAGACAGCCTTCTTCGTACAGGCTCGTTTTTTCGGACGTTTCGATTATTTGCGGATTTATAAATATGCGCTGAACTCCGTCTCCGGTATCGACGACAAAAAGCCTCAGCGACATACCGACTTGCGGAGCCGCCAATCCGATGCCGTTGTTTTCCTGCATTGCCGTCAGCATTTGTGCGGCTAAAGAACGGATATCGTCGTTTATATGTTCCACCGGAAGCGCCTTTTGTCTGAGCACGTCTTCGCCTAATTTAAAAATCTTCATATCCCTATTATAGTATACAAATATAAAAATCGGGTCAAGAAGTACGCTTGCAGGGCTTCAGCATGAAGGGAAACAAAAAATATCAGCTTTCGATAAGGCGTGAAAAAAAAGCACCCGTTCAGGCAATTCGCTGCGCTCACAAGCCGTTCACGGGTACTTTTTTCACGCCATTTCCCATAAACACGACTCTTTTGAACTTTCTGCTCATACCGAATCGCTGCCCGGCGACACATTGAAAACTCACAAGACGGTCCGTTTCAGCGGCATCCTTGCCGCAACATTCAAATTGTCCTGGTAGGAAGCCGGAAAGAGTTATAGATAGGCGAGTTTTGTGCAAACAAAACTCGGAGAAAGAATTGTACGTCCCTGCACAATCTTTTTTGGAGGTCGCGGCCCAGAGCTGCCGGATTTGACTGTTCGCGATGCTTCGACGGGCAGAGGCTCGGCATGAGTAGAGAAATGAAAAAAATGCAAATAAAAACACGGTCAGAGCGAAACCCGCCCGCGAGGCGTTTTGCGCGTTTATCACGGGTAATTTTGCCCTAAAAGCGCAACCATGCCGAGTACGGGCGAAGTTTCGCTATAAATGTATTTTATTTTTCACCGTTTTTTCGTTTATGCCGAATCCCTGCCGGCACACCCTTGACAAAACCGCCGGAAAAAGGCACCCTTAGGTATGCGGAATTCCGGAAACACACAAAAAAAACTATTGGCTCAAATCGTCAACAACGAAGTTGCCGCCGCTTTGGAAAATTTTTCGCAAAGCGGCGATGAAGGAGTTCTCGCACAAAGCGCTTCCGTCGTTGCCGGCATTTTTGATTCCGACCATGTATTTGCGCGCTTGACGCAAAAGTCTTCCGGCATCAGAAAAGAAGCCGAACAAAAGCTCATAAAAAGTTTCCACCGCAATTCGGCCCTGCTTGTACAAAAAACGTGGGTGGAAAAATCGGACGAAGCTTTAAAGGAACAGGTTCTTTTTCAGATTGACGGAATCTGTTCCGCCTTGGAAAAAGGAGCCTACGGCGGTGTCTACGAGCAGTTTATGCTGCTGCTGCACGATGTCGTATATTTGCTCTTCGGTTCGCAGTCGAAAAAAGACGACTTTGCCGAATACGCTTTGCGCATCGACCCGGACTTCGGCGTGTTTTGGCAGTTTTTACAAAACGTATCGCCGAAAAAAAAGTGTTCCGAAAATCTTGCCCGGCTGTACATTTTGCTGGGTATGTGTTTTTTGGCAAATTATTGACCTGCCGCTATGATTGACGAACGAATTTTTGCAGGCTTGCGCGAAGCTTCTTTCGGCTTGGCCGGCCTTTGTACGGCGCAAAAAAATGCGGCGCTTGCGAAAGCGGCCGAATCGATCGGCGATGCGCGTTCCGAAATTTTAGCTGCAAATAAAATCGATGTTGAAAAAGCCCGAAAGGCCGGCATCAAAGATTCTCTTGCAGACCGCCTGCTTTTAACCGAGGAGCGCATCGGCGCAATAATCCGAAGCATTCAGACTGTCATCGCTCAACCTGATCCGATCGGGCGCGTGCTCGAAGGCTGGAAAACGGCAAACGGTTTAAACATAAAAAAGGTTTGCGTTCCGATGGGCGTTGCCGCCATCATTTACGAATCGAGGCCGAACGTTACCGCGGAAGCTTTTTCTTTAGCGTGGAAAAGCGGTAATGCGCTGCTGTTGCGCGGAAGTTCGAGCGCGCTTGAATCGAATAAGGCGCTCGTAAACGCGATAAAAAAAGCGCTGCCGATTCCGCACGCGCTCGAGCTGGCTTGCGGCGGACACGAAGAAGTCAATCAAATCATTAAAGCGCGCGGGAAAATAGACGTCGTGCTTCCGCGCGGCGGTAAAAACCTTATCGAAACGGTGTGCGCGAACGCCGCGGTGCCCGTTATAGAAACGGGAACGGGCGTATGCCATTTGTTTGTCGACGAAAGCGCCGATATCGCAGCGGCGCTCGCCGTTGCCGAAAACGCAAAACTGCAGCGCCCCGGCGTATGCAATGCGATCGAAACGCTGTTGGTGCACAAAAACCTCGCCGAATGTTTTTTGCCCGCTTTGGCCGAACGTTTTGCCGGCAGGGCGGAACTGCGCTGCTGCGAGCGTTCTTTTCCCATACTGAATGCCGCCGTTGAAAACTCCGCGCTTTCTTCGGTGCGGAACACAAAGCTTGTGCCTGCGTCCGACGGCGATTTCGGTACCGAGTTTTTGGATTATATACTTGCCGTAAAAGTCGTCGATTCGGTTGAACAAGCCGTTACACACATCAATGCACACAACAGCGGACATTCCGAATCGATCATTACCGAAAGCGTTGCGAACGCGCGGTTTTTTCAAACGCAAGTCGATGCCGCCTGCGTATATGTAAACGCTTCCACGCGCTTTACCGACGGCGGAGAATTCGGCTTCGGCGCCGAATGGGGAATCAGCACGCAAAAACTGCACGTGCGCGGTCCCATGGGATTAAGCGCGCTTACGACGACAAAATACTGCATAGACGGAGAAGGACAGGTTCGATGAATGTTGCCGATGCGATAGCCGGTGCGCGCAAAATCGTTATAAAAATAGGCTCGAATACGCTTGCAAAAGCGGACGGTACAATCAATACCGATTTTATGGACGGCTTTGCCGCTCAGTGTGCCGATTTGATTGCACGGAACAAACAGCTTGTCATTGTGTCGTCCGGCGCTCAGGTTGCCGGCATGTCCGCGCTGAACAGATGGACGCGCAAAAAAGATATCCATTATCGGCAGGCGCTCTGTGCGATCGGGCAGGTGGAACTGATGTATCAATGGCGCGCCGCGTTTTTTAAGTACGGAATTCACATCGGTCAGCTGTTATTTACCAAAGAGGATTTTACCCACGACTACAGAACGCTGAATATGCGCAACACGCTTTTTACGCTCGTCGATGAAGGCGTGCTCCCCGTTATAAACGAAAACGATTCGGTGTGCGTCGAAGAAATCCGTATCGGCGACAACGACAATTTGAGCGCGCTTACCGCCGAATTGTGGTCGGCCGACTTACTGATTTTGTTCAGCGATATAGACGGCGTGTATACGGCGAATCCCAAAGAAAACCCCGGCGCCGAATTGATACAAAAAGTTTCGGACATCGATGAATTAAAAAAGCACATCAGCATCGGCAAAACAAACGCGTTCGGCACCGGCGGCATGGAAACAAAGCTTCAAGCCGCCGAAAAAATGTTCGCCTGCGGCATACCGATGATTTTGGCAAACGGAGGCAAAGAGCGCATATTGGAAAACCTCGCTTCCGGTTCGGCCGACGCTACACTCTTTTGCCGCGATTAGTTGCGGCGGTTAAATCGAAAAATACACCGAAAAAAAGTGCAAGACGCTTCCGGCCATGACAAACAAGTGCCAAATCGAATGCATCCATTTGCGGTCTTTCATCGAGTAAAAAAAGACGCCGGCGGTGTATGCGATACCGCCGCTTATTAAAAAAACGATGCTTACAGGCGGAAGCACATTGTACATCGGCTTAAACGCAAAAACGATGAGCCATCCCATGAGAATGTACGTGATGACCGAAGCTGCACGCAATTTGCTGCCGAATACGGAGTACAGCGTGATGCCCGTTATCGCAAGCGCCCAAATAATGCCGAATAAGGTCCAGCCGAGTGCGCCGTGCAGCGATGCGAGGCAAAAGGGCGTGTATGTTCCGGCTATGAGCACGTAAATCGATGCGTGGTCGAATACGGAAAAAACGCTCTTCGCCTTGGGAGGCGTAAGCGCGTGGTAGAGCGTCGACATAAGGTACAAGATAACCAAAGAGGAACCGAAAAGTGTCCAGCTCGTTACATAATACGCTTTGAGTCCGTGCGGCGCCTGCGTGGCCGCCTTTACGATAAGCAGCACCAAAGCCGCGATTGCAAGACCAGCTCCTATGCCGTGCGTAATTGAATTGAATATTTCTTCGCCGAGCGAATAGCGTTTGGTGCGGTTGCGGTACGCTTCGCGCTTTGCCTCACGGTAGCGCCGCCTGTTTTCCTTTTTGCACGCGCGATCTATGGCTTTTCGGTTGTCGGCCAAAAGCTTCAGCTGCATTTCGTATTTTACGTCGTCTATATCCTGTTTTGCCTTGCGCTTTATTTCTTTGATTTTCTGTTCCGCTTCTTCGCGGATTGAAAGTTCGCTGTCTTTATCCGGTGAATCGTTCATGAGTTCTCCTCGGCATTCATAGTTTAGAGCGTTTTTTGAACAAAAGGTTGCACGCTTTTTACGCTTTATTTAAAAGCTGGCGTCGCCGTTCGTAAAGTAAAATGCCGGCCGCAACCGATACGTTTAAGCTGTCGAGCTTGCCGCTGCACGGAATCGACACGAAATCGTCACACTTGGACGCTAAAAGGCGGCTTATGCCCGACCCTTCGCTTCCCATAATGAAGGCGACGTTTCCCGTCAAATCAAGCGTGTGGGCGCCGGTTCCGTTTGCCGCCGCGCCGTATACCCAAAAGCCTTTTTCGCGCAGTTTTTCTGCGCTGCGCACCAAATTGGTTACTACCGCGGTCGGAACCCATGAAGAAGCTCCCGCGCTTGCCCGTTCGATAACGGAAGCGTCGTTTGCTCCGCGGCGTTCTGGCAGGACGAGTAAATCGGCGCCTAACTGGTCGCAGTTTCTGATAACCGCGCCGACATTATGCGGATCGGTAACCGAATCCAGCATAACGACCAACGCGCTGCGTTTTTCGCTTGCGCAGCTTTCGGTCAGCATGTCGATAAAGGTGTCGAAATCGACCGTTTTTTCTTCTTTTCCCGCAGGCAGCGAAAGCACAATGCCGCGGTGTTCCCTCGACAAAGCGTTCAGGTGCGCCGCAAGCGAATCAAGGTGTGCGTCGTCCGTTTGCGTGCACGGAATGTGCAAAGCGCGGGCGCGTTCCAAAATTTTTTTTACGCGCGGACCCGCTTTCGAATATAAGATTTCGATACCGTGCGCCGCATCGGGTTTTGTTTTTAAAAGATGTTCGGTACTTTTAAGGTATTCTTCTATGGCGTGGAAGCCCGTTTTTATCTGCATATGTTTTTACTGTCCGCAGCAGCACGCATTGCTGTGTGCTATCGCCCGCAACAATGCTTATATTTTTTGCCCGAACCGCAGGGGCAGCTTTCGTTTCTGCCCGGTTTTTTGCCTTCGCGCACAATCGTAACGGGGGTAATCGTTCCCGTTTTATACAGCCAGCGGCCGTTTTCTTTTACGAATTCGGCTTTTTCTTTATGAACGTCTTTCAGCCCCTTGCGGCTGTACGCCGCGCCGAATTCCACTATACCTTGCGTGTCGTTTTCGCCGCCCTTTTCGGTGTTGATTATTTTTAAGCCGAGCCATTCGGATTCTTCGCTCCAGCGGCGCGTTTCTTCCGTATCTATATTATTTTCGCCTTTTTCATGCGCACAGCTCGAAACGATAAAGTCTATGTCATGCATAACATAGGCCGAATAGCGCGCACGCATTAAACTTTCGGCTGTTTTCGCCGCGGTTTTTCCGGCAATAACGGGCCCGCAGCAGTCCGCAAAAAGCTTACCCGAGCCGCACGGGCACTGCTTTTGAGTATTTTGCTTTTCCATATCCCGATTATACGCAAATCCCCCGCGCCGGTCAACGAGCGGCGAGAACTCATTGTCGGAGCTTTATCATTTATCGGAATTTACAGCTTTTCTATTTCCGCTTCGGCAAGGCCGGTGGCTTTTGCTATGTCCGAACAAGATAAATGCATGGTTGACAAAATCTTTGCCGTTTCTATTTTTGCTTGATATGCCCCCTTGCGCATACCTTCTTCAAAGCCTATTTTCTCTCCTATTTGTGAACCCTGTCTGAGTAAGTCATCTTTATGAATATTCAGTGACAGTTACGAAGTTCTAACTTTTCGTTGTTTTTTGTCGTTTCAACAAGTTCGTCGATGCTCTGCGTAAAATAACTTGTTGCCTGCTTTTTACAAAGATAGCGCAGCAAGGCATGCAATTTTCGGTAAAAGTCAATTCTTCTACACTTTTGTGCCGGGGAAGATAATCCATACACGCCTCCTTGGAACATAGTTTGGACAGATAACTGCTCATCTATGTTATAGGTGCAGACAATATAATTTTAGAGGGAAAACTACGTACCAAAGCCCGTTTTTAAAGACTTTAGTGTCTGCACTGTATATTTTTTGCCGGATTCATCAAAAGAAAGAAAAACAAAATATTTTTTGTCAAATTCGGCGAAG is a window encoding:
- a CDS encoding glutamate-5-semialdehyde dehydrogenase, with translation MIDERIFAGLREASFGLAGLCTAQKNAALAKAAESIGDARSEILAANKIDVEKARKAGIKDSLADRLLLTEERIGAIIRSIQTVIAQPDPIGRVLEGWKTANGLNIKKVCVPMGVAAIIYESRPNVTAEAFSLAWKSGNALLLRGSSSALESNKALVNAIKKALPIPHALELACGGHEEVNQIIKARGKIDVVLPRGGKNLIETVCANAAVPVIETGTGVCHLFVDESADIAAALAVAENAKLQRPGVCNAIETLLVHKNLAECFLPALAERFAGRAELRCCERSFPILNAAVENSALSSVRNTKLVPASDGDFGTEFLDYILAVKVVDSVEQAVTHINAHNSGHSESIITESVANARFFQTQVDAACVYVNASTRFTDGGEFGFGAEWGISTQKLHVRGPMGLSALTTTKYCIDGEGQVR
- a CDS encoding YchJ family protein, with the translated sequence MEKQNTQKQCPCGSGKLFADCCGPVIAGKTAAKTAESLMRARYSAYVMHDIDFIVSSCAHEKGENNIDTEETRRWSEESEWLGLKIINTEKGGENDTQGIVEFGAAYSRKGLKDVHKEKAEFVKENGRWLYKTGTITPVTIVREGKKPGRNESCPCGSGKKYKHCCGR
- the trhA gene encoding PAQR family membrane homeostasis protein TrhA, which gives rise to MNDSPDKDSELSIREEAEQKIKEIKRKAKQDIDDVKYEMQLKLLADNRKAIDRACKKENRRRYREAKREAYRNRTKRYSLGEEIFNSITHGIGAGLAIAALVLLIVKAATQAPHGLKAYYVTSWTLFGSSLVILYLMSTLYHALTPPKAKSVFSVFDHASIYVLIAGTYTPFCLASLHGALGWTLFGIIWALAITGITLYSVFGSKLRAASVITYILMGWLIVFAFKPMYNVLPPVSIVFLISGGIAYTAGVFFYSMKDRKWMHSIWHLFVMAGSVLHFFSVYFSI
- the fmt gene encoding methionyl-tRNA formyltransferase, which encodes MLNIVFAGSPAIAAILLKGLIELKQVGIAAVLTNAPSPVGRSKTPVSTPVAQLAHENGLTVLEPEKLDTSVREKIAALKPDLLVCFAYGKIFGPKFLALFSKGGINLHPSLLPKYRGPTPVPAAILAGETKTGITVQRLAQRMDSGDILAQKEIVLDGTETAEEVLMHAAREGVPLVSDVLAQIESGTERAVAQNEEEASYCKVFCKADGLLDWTKSAASLCAQVHAFQPWPGTFTYAGNAKLYIHTASVYRGDCTFGEAAAGTVIGIDKDCGILVQTGDGVLAIQKLQKEAKKAMSWKDFLNGSRNFIGTQCSSSASSNVPSAQ
- the rlmB gene encoding 23S rRNA (guanosine(2251)-2'-O)-methyltransferase RlmB — its product is MQIKTGFHAIEEYLKSTEHLLKTKPDAAHGIEILYSKAGPRVKKILERARALHIPCTQTDDAHLDSLAAHLNALSREHRGIVLSLPAGKEEKTVDFDTFIDMLTESCASEKRSALVVMLDSVTDPHNVGAVIRNCDQLGADLLVLPERRGANDASVIERASAGASSWVPTAVVTNLVRSAEKLREKGFWVYGAAANGTGAHTLDLTGNVAFIMGSEGSGISRLLASKCDDFVSIPCSGKLDSLNVSVAAGILLYERRRQLLNKA
- the def gene encoding peptide deformylase translates to MKIFKLGEDVLRQKALPVEHINDDIRSLAAQMLTAMQENNGIGLAAPQVGMSLRLFVVDTGDGVQRIFINPQIIETSEKTSLYEEGCLSIPKVYEKIERPERVKVQAFDEKGAPFTLDADGLLARVIQHEYDHLDGVLFIDRGDPEFKQATIENFKRREERRREKAAQKEAQARKIAAKIAHKKQTAQEATSRC
- the proB gene encoding glutamate 5-kinase, which codes for MNVADAIAGARKIVIKIGSNTLAKADGTINTDFMDGFAAQCADLIARNKQLVIVSSGAQVAGMSALNRWTRKKDIHYRQALCAIGQVELMYQWRAAFFKYGIHIGQLLFTKEDFTHDYRTLNMRNTLFTLVDEGVLPVINENDSVCVEEIRIGDNDNLSALTAELWSADLLILFSDIDGVYTANPKENPGAELIQKVSDIDELKKHISIGKTNAFGTGGMETKLQAAEKMFACGIPMILANGGKERILENLASGSADATLFCRD